GGGAAAATGGAGAAATTCATGGGACCGTTGATTACATTTTTGGCGACGGAGATGTTTTCTTTAATGAATGCCTAATGTATATGGAAAACAGAGCTTCTGGTGGTGGAGGCATTGTTACCGCAGCAGCTACCAGTTCAGATTGGGGTTACGTATTTAACAACTGTACCATTGATGGTGACGCACAACAAGATGGAATTTATTTATTAGGTCGCCCTTGGAATAATGCTCCTAAAGTAGTTTATATAAATACGATTATGAATAAATTGCCTACGGCAGGTGCTTGGGGAGATCCAATGAATGTTGTACCCAATCGATTTGCTGAATATAAAAGTTTAACATCATCAGGAATTGAGGTCGATTTAAGTCAAAGAAGAACTGATTATACCAAAGATGCTACATCTGTTACATTAGATCCTACTCTAGATGAAGCGGAAGCTGCTCAATACACAATTCAAAACGTATTAGCAGGTGAAGATGCTTGGCAACCTAAACTTGCTACCGAACAAGCCGAAGCTCCTGAACTCTCAATATCAGAATCTGTATTAACCTGGAACAATAGCGATTACGTGTTAGGCTGGGCTATTTTTAAAGATGATGTATTTATGGATTTTGTAACTACAAATAGTTATGATATTTCAGGAACTAATTCTGGAATCTTTTCGGTAAGAGCCGCCAACGGAATGGGCGGATTGAGTATTAAATCTAATGAATTTGATGCTAGCACTTTAGGTTTAGATGAGAATTCTTTAGCACTAAAAAAACTGGTATTTAGTCCAAACCCCACAAGTGATATTATAAATATAAAAATTGGTGGGGCGATCGAAAAAACGCAGCTGTCTCTATATACTATCACTGGGCAACTACTATGGACAAACAAAGTAGAAACTGGTAATAACAAAACTATTTCTGTAAGTTTACAACAATTCTCAAAAGGTATGTACCTGCTTAATATTGAAAGAGGTTCTGCAAAACGCACTCTAAAAGTTTCTAAACTATAGAGTTTAAGATTTTATCTTTAAAAAACCAAAAAGGCCTGAACCGTAAAGATTCAGGCCTTTTTATTTTTGAGGTTAACTCGATAAATGATAAGATTAATCTATATAAACGTAATATTGATTGGAATATTAATTCTGGTCTTTAAAATGTAAACCTCAAGTGTTTTGAAGCAGTAAGATAATTGATGCGACAAACAATTTAAAACATCGCAGTATACTATCCTTACTCGACCCTACAAGGCTTAAGACGAAATGAATTAATTAACCTAAAATAGAGGACATTGAAAGTAAAAGAATGATGATTAAAATAAATGACACAAAAAGAAACAAGGACAGCTATACATTCTTATCACAAACAGTTTTAATTAATTTAAGGAACTATTCATGAACATCTAAAACATATAAAAATGGGATTATATACAATGTTTCTCGCTTAAAAGTTTTCAGGAAATTTAACACCAAAATCATGTAAGAGCAAAAATTACTCTGTAATATAATTTCATTGTACTTACTACTCTACTTTTTGTCTTCTAAACAAAAAAACCACACTACTAACATCAGTAAATCAGACTCTTAAAAATCATTATTTAGATTTATTATAAATAATTTGGTTATGTCTAAAGACCTAAATATTTTTGTCAAAAATTAATTATTTATATTAAGTCTAAATAAAAACAAATGAAAAACCTATTAATAATCTTAACTGTATTTCTGCTTACAAATTTAGCATTAGCACAAAACGGAACCCTAACTGGAACTGTAAAAGACAACAATCAAATACCACTTTTCGGTGTAAGTGTTTCTTTAAAAAACACAACTAAAGGCACACAAACAAACGAGACTGGAGACTTTGAAATCTCTAATTTGGAAAATGGCGATTACACGCTTTTAATTTCTTATTTAGGCTTTAAAACAAGAGAAATTCAACTTTCAGTTACAAATAACCAAAACATAAAGTTAGAAACAATTACACTTTATGAAGGAAATGAAATTTTGAGCGAGGTTATCGTTGAAGGAGAACGTCGTAACAAGTTTTCCAGAAAGAAAACGGCTTATGTTTCAAAACTTCCTTTAAAAGATATCGAAAACACACAAGTTTATACTACAGTTACCAACGAAATTTTAAAATCACAAGTTGCTATAAATTTTGATGATGCATTAAAAAATGCAACAGGTGTTGAACAACTTTGGACTTCAACTGGTCGAGGTGGCGATGGTGCTGGTTATTTTTCGCTTCGTGGATTTTCAGTTCAACCACAATTGGTTAATGGGCTTCCAGGTCTGACAAACGGAACCATAAACCCTGCCAACATTGAACGTATTGAAGTATTAAAAGGCCCTTCTGCAACTTTGTTCGGAAATGCAGTAAGTGCTTATGGTGGACTTATAAACGTGGTCACTAAAAAACCTTATGTTGGAACTGGCGGCGAATTATCTTTCACTTCCGGAACTTACGGCCTAAATCAAATCGTTGGAGATTATAACACTGCTTTAAGTAAAGACGATAACTTATATTTTAGATTAAACACCGCATATACAACCGAGCAAAGTTTTCAAGATGCTGGATTTAGAAAGTCATTTTTTATAGCACCATCGTTATCATATAAAGTAAACAACAGACTTTCCTTTTCTTTTTATGGTGAAATTACGCAAGCGGAACAAACAAATCCTACTTTTTTATTCTTGAATAGAAGCGCACCAACAGTAGCATCAAATCTTGACGAATTGGGTTATAATAATAAGCTATCATTTACGAGTAACGATTTAACCTTACAAAACCCAACCCAAAATTATAGAATTGAAATGGATTACAAACTGTCTGACACTTGGCAGTCGCAAACGTTACTTTCCAAAAGTTCGACATCTACAAAAGGTTATTATTCATACTTATTTGATTACGGTATTTTAGAAGGCAATACGTATTCTCGTTTCATCAACAAACAGAATGCAAATACACAAACAACCGATATTCAACAAAACTTTATTGGAGATTTCAAAATTGCTTCACTACGAAACAGAATGGTTGTAGGTATTGATTATTTTAACGAAACACAAACAAACAACAGTACAGGATATGCTTTCTACGGTAATATAACCCCAGATGGTGGTTCAAATGGTGATAATCCTTTTACACCAGATGTGGAAGATGATTTATATCCGCTTTCAACTTCTGGAGTTGATGCTGCTTTAGTATCACAAGGCGTTAGCAACGTAAAGTCAAAATACCACATATATAGTTTGTACGCATCTGATGTTATCAATTTCACGGATAAGCTTTCTGCAATGATAGGATTGAGATTAGACCATTTTGACAATGAAGGCAAATTAGCAAATCTTGATGATGACTTTGACCAAACAACTTTTTCACCAAAATTTGGCTTATTATATCAACCTATAAAAGACAAGCTTTCTGTGTTTGGCAACTATCAAAATGGATTTACCAATGTAGCTCCTCAATTGGTGGGCAATCCTGATGACGGCCCGCAAACGTTACAAACTTTTGACCCAGAACAAGCGAATC
This genomic stretch from Flavobacteriaceae bacterium GSB9 harbors:
- a CDS encoding TonB-dependent receptor; this translates as MKNLLIILTVFLLTNLALAQNGTLTGTVKDNNQIPLFGVSVSLKNTTKGTQTNETGDFEISNLENGDYTLLISYLGFKTREIQLSVTNNQNIKLETITLYEGNEILSEVIVEGERRNKFSRKKTAYVSKLPLKDIENTQVYTTVTNEILKSQVAINFDDALKNATGVEQLWTSTGRGGDGAGYFSLRGFSVQPQLVNGLPGLTNGTINPANIERIEVLKGPSATLFGNAVSAYGGLINVVTKKPYVGTGGELSFTSGTYGLNQIVGDYNTALSKDDNLYFRLNTAYTTEQSFQDAGFRKSFFIAPSLSYKVNNRLSFSFYGEITQAEQTNPTFLFLNRSAPTVASNLDELGYNNKLSFTSNDLTLQNPTQNYRIEMDYKLSDTWQSQTLLSKSSTSTKGYYSYLFDYGILEGNTYSRFINKQNANTQTTDIQQNFIGDFKIASLRNRMVVGIDYFNETQTNNSTGYAFYGNITPDGGSNGDNPFTPDVEDDLYPLSTSGVDAALVSQGVSNVKSKYHIYSLYASDVINFTDKLSAMIGLRLDHFDNEGKLANLDDDFDQTTFSPKFGLLYQPIKDKLSVFGNYQNGFTNVAPQLVGNPDDGPQTLQTFDPEQANQLEFGIKTNLFNNRLNVTISYYDIKVKDRVITDPSSPFNKIQGGEVVSKGFEIEINANPITGLNIRAGYSNNDSETTKSDNTEILNRRPLEAGPETLYNFWANYEFQDGALDHFGIGLGFNGASERFAINYESTGEFILPSYTIANTSVFYQADKYRIGLKLNNAFNKEYYKGWTTINPQTPRALLANISYQF